A genomic stretch from Plasmodium reichenowi strain SY57 chromosome 2, whole genome shotgun sequence includes:
- a CDS encoding serine repeat antigen 2, which translates to MKFHISFFLILYIVFFKNTIKSETTTDESATGSLSSDGSSVTTQERIEKPKQQPALPTSAQETQSQQQQQQKEVGSGIGAEQKVESARPGVEESQSDVERTGRSSGTGGTKISPGSQGQGKVAGPQLPQSFEQSRNQQSSSVTSKRNDISPINAKSPESVLPAAQSYTNLNKSTIPPTIPIKSSFLKYYKGVKITGSCGVQFQLVIVPHVFIIVETNENNIQLEPRFMKLNERIDFEKDKYKLKNKCDVNKKQTFKFIMYLQHDLITIKWKVYEEKPDTTTTIAPDQVDLNVDVKRYKLPKLDQPVISIQIHTLAQDGETYLMESKDYNLQDQIPEKCEAITSDCFLSGNIDIEKCLQCTLLVTKADKNDECLKYVSKNIKDRFEEILTKGEDHEDSDEYDLIASANYILKNIYKKNDTNGKKELLHFKDINNNLKLELINYCNLLKDNDVSGILTYEKLGNVQDIFNNLTKLLEEHKEDNNYVLYHKMKNEVLCLKNVNDWMKNKTGLILPQLKYSLYTFNKNKENYIKENIFEEDENGILDLTKFPVDTSYSSFNYADSLYCNHEYCNRLKDHNNCISKINVEDQKNCALSWAFASKYHFETIKCMKGYEPINTSALYVANCLKNKNKDVCIEGSNPLVFLETVEEKGFLPTESNYPYDQSKVGDICPQVQNEWDNVFENTKVLDYNNAPFTVGTKGYIAYESEAFQKDMHSFVKLIKDEIMNKGSVIAYVKAENVLGYELNGKKVQNLCGDKKPDHAVNIVGYGNYINNEDEKKSYWIVRNSWGKYWGDDGYFKVDMYGPSTCEDNFIHSVVIFNVEVPVNENFDKKEHDIYNYYLKNSPDFYHNIYYKNYNLENHVSPISTWSKGLHNKLYNDNLIWGQETTDPIGEGKLPASEAGHLRGEGKGNSEENQGQGSSANGAISSSQSTDGKNTKQGESKDDGVALSASTDGKPNTSSSAVDTNDQRSLPNPGATSLQPPSVQIPNHEGTSAPGRTRTPQVVSPTDAEKSRKAQIFHVLKHIKNSRIKMGLVKYDNSDNIGGDHVCSRTYAVNPEKQEECVKFCDENWENCKNKPSPGYCLAKLKNTNECFFCYV; encoded by the exons ATGAAGTTTCATATTTCGTTCTTTCTTATATTAT atattgtattttttaaaaatacaataaaGAGTGAAACCACTACAGATGAATCTGCCACAGGATCATTATCATCCGATGGTTCAAGTGTAACAACACAAGAAAGAATTGAAAAACCAAAACAACAACCAGCATTACCAACTTCAGCACAAGAAACACAATCCCAACAACAGCAACAACAAAAAGAAGTAGGAAGTGGTATAGGAGCAGAACAAAAAGTAGAATCAGCAAGACCAGGTGTAGAAGAATCCCAATCAGATGTCGAAAGAACAGGAAGATCATCAGGAACAGGAGGAACAAAGATATCACCTGGATCACAAGGGCAAGGCAAAGTAGCAGGACCACAATTACCACAATCCTTTGAACAAAGTAGAAATCAACAATCATCTTCCGTAACATCAAAAAGAAATGACATTTCACCAATTAATGCAAAATCCCCCGAGTCTGTTCTTCCCGCAGCTCAATCATACACAAACTTGAACAAATCCACTATCCCTCCCACAATTCCTATAAaatcttcttttttaaaatattataaggGAGTAAAAATCACTGGTTCATGTGGTGTACAATTTCAATTAGTTATTGTACCCCACGTGTTTATTATTGTGGaaacaaatgaaaataatattcaatTGGAACCTCGATTTATGAAATTAAATGAAAGAATAGATTTTGAAAAGGATAAATACAAATTAAAGAATAAGTGTGATGTTAACAAAAAACAaacatttaaatttataatgtATCTTCAACATGATTTGATAACTATTAAATGGAAGgtatatgaagaaaaacCTGACACCACTACTACGATAg CTCCAGATCAAGTAGATTTAAACGTTGATGtcaaaagatataaattaCCAAAATTAGATCAACCAGTTATATCTATTCAAATACATACTCTTGCACAGGATGGAGAAACATATTTAATGGAAAGTAAAGATTACAACTTACAAGATCAAATACCAG AAAAATGTGAGGCCATCACTTCTGATTGTTTCTTAAGCGGAAATATTGATATTGAAAAGTGCCTCCAATGTACATTATTAGTTACTAAGGCTGATAAGAATGATGAATGTCTTAAATATGTAtctaaaaatataaaagacAGATTTGAAGAAATTTTAACAAAGGGAGAGGACCATGAAGATTCCGATGAATATGATCTTATAGCATCTgcaaattatatattaaaaaatatttacaaaaaaaatgatacaaatggaaaaaaagaattattacatttcaaagatataaataataatttgaagttagaattaataaattattgtAATTTATTAAAGGACAATGATGTAAGTGGTATACTaacatatgaaaaattGGGTAATGTAcaagatatatttaataacttaacaaaattattagaAGAACATAAAGAAGACAACAATTATGTACTTTATcataaaatgaaaaatgaaGTATTgtgtttaaaaaatgtaaatgattggatgaaaaataaaacagGATTAATATTACCAcaattaaaatattctttatatacgtttaataagaataaggaaaattatattaagGAAAACATTTTTGAAGAAGATGAAAATGGAATTCTTGATTTAACAAAATTCCCAGTAGATACAAGTTATTCATCATTTAATTATGCAGATAGTTTATATTGTAATCATGAATATTGTAATAGATTAAAAgatcataataattgtatatCCAAAATAAATGTAGAAGATCAAAAAAATTGTGCCTTGTCATGGGCCTTTGCATCTAAATATCATTTTGAAACTATTAAATGTATGAAAGGATATGAACCTATAAATACATCTGCCTTATATGTCGCAAATTGTcttaaaaacaaaaataaagatgTATGTATTGAAGGATCGAATCCTTTAGTATTCTTAGAAACAGTTGAAGAAAAGGGATTCTTGCCAACAGAATCGAATTATCCATATGATCAATCTAAAGTTGGAGATATATGTCCGCAAGTACAAAATGAATGGGATAATGTATTCGAAAATACAAAAGTATTAGATTATAACAATGCACCTTTTACTGTCGGTACTAAAGGATATATTGCCTATGAAAGTGAAGCATTTCAGAAAGATATGCATTCATTTgttaaattaattaaagATGAAATAATGAACAAAGGTTCAGTTATTGCTTATGTAAAAGCTGAAAATGTTTTGGGTTATGAACTAAACGGAAAGAAAGTTCAAAACTTATGTGGTGATAAAAAACCTGATCATGCAGTTAATATTGTTGGTTATggtaattatataaataatgaagatgaGAAAAAATCCTATTGGATTGTAAGAAATAGTTGGGGTAAATATTGGGGAGACGATGGTTACTTTAAAGTTGATATGTATGGACCATCAACATGTGAAGATAATTTCATTCATAGTGTAGTTATATTCAATGTTGAAGTACCTGTAAATGAAAATTTCGATAAGAAGGAGcatgatatatataattactaCTTGAAAAACTCTCCAGATTTTTACCACAACATATactataaaaattataatttagAAAACCATGTGTCACCAATAAGTACATGGAGTAAGGGATTGcataataaattatataatgacAATTTGATTTGGGGGCAAGAAACTACAGATCCTATTGGAGAAGGAAAACTGCCCGCATCTGAAGCAGGACATCTACGTGGGGAGGGAAAAGGAAATTCAGAGGAAAATCAAGGTCAGGGTTCGAGTGCAAATGGAGCTATAAGTTCAAGTCAAAGTACCGATGGAAAAAATACGAAACAAGGAGAATCTAAAGATGACGGTGTAGCATTATCTGCATCAACCGATGGAAAACCGAATACATCATCTTCTGCAGTAGACACAAATGATCAAAGAAGTTTACCAAATCCAGGAGCTACATCTCTACAACCTCCTTCAGTACAAATTCCTAACCATGAAGGTACCTCTGCTCCAGGAAGAACACGAACTCCACAAGTTGTATCTCCTACAGATGCAGAAAAAAGTAGAAAAGCTCAAATATTTCATGttttaaaacatattaaaaatagCAGAATAAAGATGGGATTAGttaaatatgataattcTGACAACATTGGTGGTGATCACGTATGTTCTAGAACTTATGCTGTAAATCCTGAAAAACAAGAAGAATGTGTGAAATTTTGTGATGAAAATTGGGAGAATTGTAAAAATAAGCCTTCCCCAGGATATTGTCTAGCTAAATTAAAAAACACAAATGAATGCTTCTTCTgttatgtataa
- a CDS encoding serine repeat antigen 1 — MKFFIPYVYIICVIFIINVIRTSGGEDDDNNNISGKSILGTRHNNISNIDLSSIPNLDSNIYVSLSSDTKEWSPNKLTSKKKKKKKEIRPKDIMSNSDSSNTSSINKQNNNQIKSVLLKENKGVKITGPCNVNLSIFLVPHIYIDVETKYNNIELKYELDEFSDSIKFKDTTTELSISDDTLMNTNFNVGVSRDTLDKDRLYNICTENKTFKFVVYFKDNVLTLKWKVYETGVTNNKVDIRQYKMKELTRPITTIQIHSVSENKDTHLLESKNYVIKTDIPETCDAMATNCFLSGNINIEKCLECTLLVQNNDTSSECFTYVSNDVRENFNQIKAEAEDDENFRNYHLTDTINNILKRIYKININEGKKELITLEELDNFLKESITDYCKILREIDTNGTLVNHELGNNVDVFNNLIRLLKLHKNENISTLHNKLRNSAICMKYPDKWIEKKTGLILPNVANNNIIYNNKYEKLNEEKKRKIYDNKDDSKISDIINIKKYIFTNNTLKYFNNDKQFCNTSFCNRLKDENNCISKIQVEDQGNCAISWIFASKYYLETLKCMKGYEPHAISALYIANCSKRKHKNRCNVGSNPLEFLQIIEENQFLPMDTNYLYSYTKVGNDCPDEEKNWVNLLKHTRIINYNNKHRSTLSTKAYRAYESEHFKDKMDTFIKLIKDEIMNKGSVIAYVKAENVLGYELNGKKVQNLCGDKKPDHAVNIVGYGNYINNEGEKKSYWIVRNSWGKYWGDEGYFNVDMYGPSTCEDNFIHTVVVFNINMPKSKKSPVKITFPLYNYYLKYSPDFYHNLYYKNFNSKKSMKLVNASDERKNIYSQEDKVNHKKGSKVLNSEVTTSLSSQEISQRRDEDDDIDTLIGHRPDINEQEKNIKDEFNKSSITHNSVSSSNINKSNKNTNKVKIYHIIKHVKNTKIKIGFVKYDNYNTIGTNHTCSRSYSEDQDKHEGCIQFCELHWNECKDKTSPGYCLTKLKGSNECFFCYV; from the exons ATGAAGTTTTTTATACCttatgtgtatataatat gtgttatatttatcataaatGTAATTCGTACAAGTGGGGGGgaagatgatgataataataatatttcagGTAAATCAATTTTAGGCACTAGgcataataatatatcaaatataGATTTATCTTCTATTCCTAATTTGGATAGTAACATATATGTTAGTCTTTCAAGTGATACCAAAGAATGGTCACCCAATAAACTTACgtctaaaaaaaaaaaaaaaaagaaagaaataaGACCTAAAGATATTATGAGTAATAGTGATTCATCTAATACTTCatcaataaataaacaaaataataatcaaataAAATCTGTTTTgttaaaagaaaataaaggTGTAAAAATTACTGGACCATGTAATGTAAATTTGTCAATATTTCTTGTtccacatatatatattgatgttgaaacaaaatataataacattgAATTAAAATACGAATTGGATGAATTTAGTGATTCAATAAAATTCAAAGATACAACTACAGAATTAAGTATCTCTGATGATACTTTAATGAATACTAATTTTAATGTTGGTGTATCAAGAGATACTCTTGATAAGGATagattatataatatatgtacagAAAATAAAACTTTTAAATTTGTAGTATATTTTAAAGATAATGTTTTGACACTTAAATGGAAAGTATATGAAACAGGAGTTACAA ATAACAAAGTAGATATCAGACAATATAAGATGAAAGAACTAACTAGACCTATCACAACCATTCAAATTCATAGCGTGTCAGAAAATAAAGACACCCATTTATTGGAAAgtaaaaattatgttataaaaacaGACATACCAG AAACATGTGATGCTATGGCCACCAACTGCTTTTTGAGtggaaatataaatatcgAAAAATGTCTAGAATGCACCTTGCTTGTTCAGAATAATGATACATCAAGTGAATGCTTTACATACGTTTCAAATGACGTTAGAGAGAATTTCAATCAAATTAAAGCAGAAGCAGAGgatgatgaaaattttCGTAATTACCATCTTACAGATactataaataatatattgaaaagaatatataaaataaatataaatgaaggAAAGAAAGAATTAATAACACTAGAAGAATTagataattttttgaaaGAGAGTATAACAGATTATTGCAAAATATTAAGAGAAATAGATACAAATGGAACATTAGTAAATCATGAATTAGGTAATAATGTTGatgtatttaataatttaataagattattaaaattacataaaaatgaaaatataagtaccttacataataaattaagAAATTCAGCAATTTGTATGAAATATCCTGATAAATGgatagaaaaaaaaacaggTCTCATATTACCAAATGTAgctaataataatataatatataataataaatatgaaaaattgaatgaagaaaaaaaaagaaaaatatatgataataaagatGATAGTAAAATTAgtgatattataaatattaaaaaatatatatttactaataatacattaaaatattttaataatgataaacAATTTTGTAATACCTCATTTTGTAATAGAttaaaagatgaaaataattgCATATCAAAAATTCAAGTTGAAGATCAAGGAAACTGTGCAATTTCTTGGATTTTTGCCTCTAAATATTATTTGGAAACTTTAAAATGTATGAAAGGTTATGAACCACATGCTATTTCTGCATTATATATAGCTAACTGTAGTAAAagaaaacataaaaatagaTGTAATGTGGGATCTAATCCATTAGaatttttacaaataataGAAGAAAATCAATTCTTACCTATGGACACAaactatttatattcttatacAAAAGTAGGCAACGATTGTCCAGATGAGGAAAAAAACTGGGTAAATTTGTTGAAACATACaagaattataaattataataataaacatagAAGTACCTTATCTACTAAAGCTTATAGAGCATATGAAAGTGAACATTTTAAAGATAAAATGGatacatttattaaattaataaaagatGAAATAATGAACAAAGGTTCAGTTATTGCTTATGTAAAAGCTGAAAATGTTTTGGGCTATGAATTGAACGGGAAAAAAGTTCAAAACTTATGTGGTGATAAAAAACCTGATCATGCAGTTAATATTGTTGGTTATggtaattatataaataatgaaggTGAGAAAAAATCCTATTGGATTGTAAGAAATAGTTGGGGTAAATATTGGGGAGATGAAGGTTACTTTAATGTTGATATGTATGGACCATCAACATGTGAAGATAATTTCATTCATACTGTAGTAGtgtttaatattaatatgcCTAAGAGTAAGAAATCCCCTGTTAAGATAACATTTCCATTATATAACTATTACTTGAAATATTCTCCTGATTTTTATCATAAcctttattataaaaattttaattctAAGAAAAGTATGAAATTGGTTAATGCGTCTGATGAAcgtaaaaatatttattccCAAGAAGATAAGGTAAACCATAAGAAAGGAAGTAAGGTTTTAAATTCTGAAGTAACTActtcattatcatcacaAGAAATATCACAAAGACGTGATGAAGATGACGATATAGATACATTAATAGGACATAGACCAGATATAAACGAAcaggaaaaaaatatcaaggatgaatttaataaatcCTCTATAACACATAATAGTGTATCATCATCTAATATCAACAAAAGTAATAAGAATACAAATAAGgttaaaatatatcacattataaaacatgtaaagaatacaaaaataaaaataggTTTCGTTAAATAcgataattataataccATAGGAACGAATCATACATGCTCAAGATCTTATTCGGAAGATCAAGACAAACATGAAGGATGTATACAATTTTGTGAACTCCATTGGAATGAATGTAAAGATAAAACATCCCCTGGATATTGTTTAACCAAACTGAAGGGTTCAAATGAATGTTTTTTCTGTTATGTGTAA